In Plasmodium brasilianum strain Bolivian I chromosome Unknown PB_00_01, whole genome shotgun sequence, one genomic interval encodes:
- a CDS encoding 26S proteasome regulatory subunit p55 — protein MDDSAAKIIGNHDSLLTDPRIAQDFSAETDELLSKAENCFKVGDFELVMEELILLEKKCRQSYDGASTSKICCFILNKYKQTENYEKVSEYLVFFNKKRGQLKRTIIDMINLCKNWINEIEDKETKLNLINTLCAISEGKIFVEVERSEIIKILSKIKEDDGNIEEAANILQEVQVETFISMDKRDKTVYILEQMRLVLLRKDYIRCHVISRKINPSLLNTDEFADLKLTYYMYMIEYYINEESYSDVATCYEERFNTNIVLNDPNLWINELKCYIIFLVLSPFDEQQSKFLNLVKIEKKKLKEIPIFEQIVKDFINQDLIVWPLSYQEHLLNFFIFNDTKFVGGQNRWNLFKKKVMHHNIHVISNCYNQISLNRLSELLNATVDESESLLSELVSNKMLSSKIDRLHGIIKFGQKKNPENILNNWSPQINKILDLLEESSHLIQKERMLHEAKIKRMQLENKRI, from the exons ATGGACGATAGTGCTGCTAAAATTATTGGAAATCATGACAGCCTTTTGACGGACCCAAGAATAGCTCAGGATTTTAGCGCTGAAACAGACGAGTTGCTGAGTAAGGCCGAGAATTGCTTTAAG GTAGGCGACTTCGAGCTAGTTATGGAGGAGCTCATTCTGCTGGAGAAGAAATGCAGGCAGTCGTACGACGGAGCATCGACGAGCAAGATTTgttgtttcattttaaataaatacaagcAAACGGAAAATTACGAAAAGGTGAGTGAGTActtagttttttttaataaaaaaaggggtCAGTTAAAAAGAACTATAATTGATATGATAAATTTGTGTAAAAACTGGATTAACGAAATTGAGGATAAGGAAACAaagttaaatttaataaatacgtTATGTGCAATTAGTGAAGGAAAAATTTTTGTTGAGGTAGAGAGATcggaaataataaaaatattatcaaaaattaaagaggATGATGGAAATATAGAAGAAGCTGCAAATATATTACAGGAGGTACAAGTAGAAACATTTATATCTATGGATAAAAGAGATAAAACAGTGTATATATTAGAACAAATGCGATTAGTATTATTAAGAAAGGATTATATTAGATGCCATGTTATAAGTAGGAAAATAAATCCATCCCTTTTAAATACAGATGAGTTTGCCGATTTGaaattaacatattatatgtatatgattGAATATTACATTAATGAAGAGTCATATTCAGATGTAGCAACATGTTATGAAGAACGgtttaatacaaatattgtGTTAAATGATCCAAACCTTTGGATTAATGAActtaaatgttatataatttttttagttctTTCACCATTTGATGAACAACAgagtaaatttttaaatttagttaaaattgaaaaaaaaaaattaaaagaaataccAATATTTGAACAAATTGTTAAAGATTTTATTAATCAAGATTTAATAGTATGGCCTTTATCATATCAAGAACACCtacttaacttttttatttttaatgatacaAAATTTGTGGGTGGACAAAATAGATggaatttatttaaaaaaaaagtaatgcATCATAATATTCATGTTATATCGAATTGTTATAATCAAATATCTTTAAATAGATTATCAGAACTCTTAAATGCAACTGTTGATGAGTCAGAAAGTTTATTGTCTGAACTCGTTTCAAATAAAATGCTAAGTTCTAAAATTGACAGATTACATGGGATTATAAAATttggacaaaaaaaaaatcctgaaaatatattaaataattggTCTCctcaaattaataaaatcttAGATCTCCTGGAGGAATCATCTCACTTAATACAAAAGGAAAGGATGCTCCATGAAGCCAAAATTAAGCGGATGCAACTCGAGAATAAGAGAATCTGA
- a CDS encoding uncharacterized protein (conserved Plasmodium protein), producing the protein MFLLNIVCKNKHELLTCCYRGQVRSYSNGEYSSYISKIFNNINNKLKKEKFEEKNEGSEKNLIYIYKQYESVIAKLEYNKMMGRDLSYCMNILSKIKFFKEHKFWINCCNKLVKGKMLHRINMQSYYIIANALSKVDVVYSCCRKGTPYEEANGRFVFFLIPPVDERGNMKKKEKKESGTQVEEEEEEEEVEDVKMEGRIKSKANDKMKNKTAVDVEFEVKTKAKSEVMTRHRIYEEIAMRFLIDIERIDMDGVSCILNMFSKLNLDDYNFLFYFFADYFVHTMLQERSTVLFNGKMPNERTGNSFVNEEIYSLVNPSKNSLLKERASCTIRIDKHNISKLVIVVHSLAKSNIVHVEFFSYVCAYFERYFTYLNNLDICNILYSMAKNVDTLFLRKKWENSSLHKRISSEHFDLYLNAIIRRISMYTNSYHNSKDHICTVQRVYHSFLKKDYALLVSRVLHKEEGNPSLLLDKLLNHVQSELVLNKLSPVQISSIALSVVKLKIILSIDIYYAFICRIHSLWKYFSLRSIADFLFSISEKNIYDRQVTVLLTYQFIKLVYEKYMNAINKKNSNLRKNIHLIKQNADGIYYLGKSSKRVTFLDEKECSLVVRVFQSFCKSFILVSNSSFVNDDLERCFPYSLRHVVPVVGSSTREEAVNRAQGSFTIVGNHKSTVNDNESNGKESFDMFSGMGNGQNFAEQHEPYIWYKMNCYPDSSSPIFTIFDKNANLINWYALRTFYLCLVQHFDIISFANKCLLCYFSVNIPYFVFPIRVSKTGTCGINASSINHDSKDVLKRDNSIPFNLQKSDKTCTYSISNRLQFCFSFSAKIIFHLLYIMKVDQQCEVTSRQILTCLLCLYLEIINVWIIPNDHVKCLTKGGLQVIRTYANSVHKEWYDDVNYNTNRFISCYLKNMNTSVVHIPCLIDVSTRYNVFYFVSLNILRKINLFLDYAKRKNYQQNELALSSRIHNEVYNCLRLVISTMKNKYRKGMKYHSEVLVGPTACLRFRKNLNKIKTQHEEVRGVGEGLSYKFHPSPPHNCYRMGENNNCSLFYQLCNKLSTYENLFAKLSSFFSTSKEYGRD; encoded by the exons ATGTTTCTGTTAAACATAGTGTGTAAGAACAAGCATGAGCTACTAACATGCTGTTACAGGGGACAAGTACGAAGTTATAGCAATGGGGAATATTCGTCATAtattagtaaaatttttaacaacataaacaataaattaaaaaaagaaaaatttgaagagaaaaatgaaggaagtgaaaagaatttaatttatatttataagcaATATGAGAGTGTGATAGCAAAACTTGAGTACAACAAAATGATGGGAAGAGATCTGTCTTATTGcatgaatattttatcaaaaataaaattttttaaggaaCACAAGTTCTGGATAAACTGCTGTAATAAATTAGTTAAAGGTAAAATGCTACACCGAATAAACATGCAgagttattatataatagctAACGCCTTGAGTAAGGTGGATGTTGTATACAGCTGTTGCCGTAAGGGAACACCATATGAAGAAGCAAATGGACGGTTCGTATTTTTCTTGATTCCCCCCGTCGATGAAAGGGgtaacatgaaaaaaaaggagaaaaaggAAAGTGGAACACAAgtagaagaagaggaagaagaggaagaagttGAAGATGTTAAAATGGAAGGtagaataaaaagtaaagctaacgacaaaatgaaaaacaaaactGCAGTAGACGTAGAATTTGAAGTTAAAACTAAAGCTAAATCTGAAGTTATGACTCGCCACCGGATCTACGAAGAAATTGCCATGAGATTTCTCATCGACATTGAGCGGATCGACATGGACGGAGTGAGCTGTATTTTGAATATGTTTTCTAAATTAAATTTAGAtgactataattttttattctatttttttgcGGACTACTTTGTACATACCATGTTACAAGAGAGATCAACAGTATTGTTTAACGGAAAAATGCCTAATGAAAGAACTGGAAATAGTTTTGTCAACGAAGAAATTTATTCACTTGTTAATCCTAGTAAGAATTCATTACTAAAGGAAAGAGCATCATGTACCATTAGAATAgataaacataatatatcaaAGTTAGTTATCGTTGTACATTCACTAGCTAAGTCTAACATAGTTCATGTAGAATTTTTCTCATATGTGTGTGCATATTTTGAAAGGTactttacatatttaaataatttagacATTTGTAATATACTGTATAGTATGGCAAAAAATGTGGATACGTTATTCTTGaggaaaaaatgggaaaactCATCTTTACATAAAAGAATATCTAGTGAACATTTTgacttatatttaaatgcaATTATAAGAAGGATTAGCATGTATACAAATTCATACCATAACAGTAAGGACCATATATGCACAGTACAACGCGTTTATcatagttttttaaaaaaagactATGCGTTACTTGTGAGTAGGGTATTACATAAGGAGGAGGGAAATCCTTCACTTTTACTCGACAAACTTCTTAACCATGTGCAGAGCGAATTGGTGCTAAACAAACTGAGCCCTGTGCAAATTTCCTCTATAGCTCTTTCAgtagtaaaattaaagataattttatctatagatatatattacgCATTTATTTGTAGAATACATTCCTTGTGGAAATACTTTTCTCTACGCAGCATCGCTGATTTTTTGTTTTCGATAAgtgaaaagaatatatatgacaGGCAGGTAACTGTGTTATTAACTTATCAATTTATCAAATTAGTTTATGAAAAGTACATGAATgctataaacaaaaaaaattccaatttaaggaaaaatatacatttaattaaacaaaatgcGGATGGTATTTACTATTTGGGTAAGTCATCTAAACGAGTTACATTCCTAGATGAGAAAGAATGCTCACTGGTTGTTCGAGTGTTTCAGTCATTTTGCAAATCATTTATACTGGTGAGTAACTCTTCCTTTGTGAATGACGATCTGGAGCGATGCTTCCCGTATAGCCTCCGCCATGTAGTTCCTGTTGTTGGAAGTAGCACTAGGGAAGAAGCGGTGAACAGGGCGCAAGGATCATTTACAATAGTTGGTAATCATAAAAGCACGGTAAATGATAATGAAAGCAATGGAAAGGAATCTTTTGACATGTTTTCAGGTATGGGAAATGGACAAAATTTTGCAGAGCAACATGAACCGTACATATGGTATAAGATGAATTGTTATCCTGATAGTAGTTCCCCAATTTTTACTATCTTTGataaaaatgcaaatttGATTAATTGGTATGCCCTTCGTACCTTTTATCTATGTCTTGTTCAACATTTTGACATAATATCTTTTGCGAATAAATGTTTGCtttgttatttttctgtaaatataccatattttgttttccctATACGGGTTAGTAAAACAGGGACTTGTGGGATAAACGCATCTTCCATAAATCATGATAGTAAAGATGTGCTCAAGAGAGACAATAGTATACCTTTTAACTTGCAAAAATCAGATaaaacatgtacatattccATTTCTAATCGTTTACAGttttgcttttctttttctgcaaagataatatttcatctgttatatattatgaaagtAGACCAACAGTGTGAAGTTACCTCTAGGCAAATACTCACTTGTCTTTTATGTCTATATTTAGAAATTATTAACGTATGGATTATACCAAATGACCATGTAAAATGTTTGACAAAAGGAGGGCTACAAGTGATTAGGACATACGCGAACAGTGTTCATAAAGAATGGTACGATGATGTCaattataatacaaataGATTTATTTCTTGTTATTTGAAGAATATGAACACAAGTGTTGTTCACATCCCATGTTTAATAGATGTTTCAACTcgttataatgttttttatttcgtcTCTCTAAATATacttagaaaaattaatttgttcCTAGATTATgctaaaaggaaaaattatcaGCAAAATGAGCTAGCCTTATCATCta GAATTCATAACGAAGTGTATAACTGCTTGAGATTGGTTATTAGCACCATGAAGAACAAATATAGAAAAGGGATGAAGTACCATTCCGAGGTGCTGGTCGGCCC gACTGCGTGCTTGAGGTTTAGGAAGAatc TCAATAAGATAAAGACACAACATGAGGAGGTAAGAGGAGTAGGAGAGGGGTTATCATATAAGTTCCACCCCTCTCCCCCTCATAACTGTTATCGGATGGGTGAGAATAACAACTGTTCGTTGTTCTACCAACTGTGTAACAAGTTGAGTACGTATGAAAACTTATTTGCAAAATTAAGTTCATTTTTTAGCACTTCAAAAGAATATGGACGTGATTAA
- a CDS encoding uncharacterized protein (conserved Plasmodium protein) produces the protein MGLSTPSERKYFKLFNLAKQLDECQHDLLSYHKMEKKTEEEKTQSDQLKEKSKEKIKMEKITRNKRKKKKKKKIALLNPCSEKTIQQHTYTFLKQKKELSKLQRVKKTQVNNTSSILKGTNQEKICILQSVNCEEDDKNEKKNSTTEKIIREQVPNEEERKKKKKKKKKKRFSEISINFTIPYSKIKKEKNLKLHLTKHPYYNYYYCCKEKEQKKGMHICSNKNKNTNTLQSYERNINNNNNSKNASLNILKKEGTRAKRLPNDRKKIKYGENKTYHHNIVNGTTNKGNEQKINYIDKNKFMCIYGREKALSNSSTHSSGTSTKGKRSTRNSSSLSYYINDEKRRGTFLYENNTLVKNLNILERTNSNNTKKENSGSNPDNLIDDTHNTISVLNKLEAKKKNKCQKNKSTQNYASKYNCSKEKMPKILSKFSRYSTNSPHLSKCVYTLMNPKKSNKLLPKKWSMQKEVGAKNYSPMKVQHKDVNSQSAHIKTCKELMRALNRSSVIILTNNHKKKSRKKKNERKENFK, from the coding sequence ATGGGACTCTCTACACCCTctgaaagaaaatatttcaaattatttaacCTAGCCAAACAACTGGATGAGTGTCAGCATGATTTATTAAGCTAtcataaaatggaaaagaaaacAGAAGAAGAGAAAACCCAGTCTGAccaattaaaagaaaaaagtaaagaaaaaataaaaatggaaaagataACCAGAAATAagcggaaaaaaaaaaaaaaaaaaaaaattgcattaTTAAATCCATGTTCAGAGAAAACTATACAACAACACACCTACACATTTttgaagcaaaaaaaagaattatcaAAGTTACAACGTGTTAAAAAAACACAAGTTAACAATACTTCATCCATTTTAAAAGGAACTAatcaagaaaaaatatgcattttaCAAAGTGTCAATTGTGAAGAAGACGACAAaaacgaaaagaaaaattctaCTACAGAGAAGATTATCAGAGAACAGGTGCCTaatgaagaagaaagaaaaaaaaaaaaaaaaaaaaaaaaaaaaaaaagattctCAGAAAtttcaataaattttactATTCCATATTctaagataaaaaaagagaaaaatttaaaactgCATTTAACGAAACATCCATATTAtaactactactactgctgtaaagaaaaagaacaaaaaaaaggtatgCACATTTGTTCAAATAAGAACAAGAATACAAACACCTTACAGTCTTATGAacgaaatataaataacaataataatagcaaaaaCGCAAGCCTAAATATCCTTAAAAAAGAAGGCACAAGAGCAAAACGTCTACCGAatgatagaaaaaaaataaaatatggtGAAAACAAAACTTACCATCATAACATAGTGAATGGTACTACTAACAAGGGTAACGAGCAAAAGATAAACTATAtcgataaaaataaatttatgtgtATCTATGGCAGAGAAAAAGCGCTATCTAACAGCTCAACACATTCTAGCGGTACTTCAACAAAGGGAAAAAGAAGTACTAGGAACAGCTCTTCCTTAtcgtattatataaatgatgaaaaaagaagaggaacCTTTTTATATGAGAATAATACCTTGGTGAAAAATTTGAACATATTAGAAAGAACAAACAGTAATAATACGAAGAAGGAAAACAGTGGAAGTAATCCCGACAACTTAATTGACGATACGCACAATACCATATCAGTCTTAAACAAATtagaagcaaaaaaaaaaaacaaatgccaaaaaaataaaagtacacAAAATTATGCATCCAAATATAACTgctcaaaagaaaaaatgccaaaaattttatcaaaattttcaaGATATTCAACAAATAGTCCGCACCTTTCGAAATGTGTTTATACCCTTATGAACcctaaaaaaagtaataagtTGTTACCTAAAAAATGGAGTATGCAGAAAGAAGTGGGAGCTAAAAACTACTCCCCTATGAAGGTACAACATAAGGACGTAAACAGCCAGAGTGCACATATCAAAACATGCAAAGAACTAATGAGAGCTTTAAACCGTTCCAGTGTTATTATCCTTACtaataatcataaaaaaaaatcaagaaaaaaaaaaaatgaaagaaaggaaaatttCAAGTAG
- a CDS encoding uncharacterized protein (conserved Plasmodium protein) yields the protein MSDSLHVFMDSVFHLTGYLHRLLFLMKELDKKEYDINKTIQEKEELYLENLNYIHKVKLEKYSNKHNNNVESNAESDSLNEYVSRNNGSSTAAVAMNVMIEQDKDGNKRDVLLDLSKSDHHFSEKKNKGKTGSNEGSVNTEDITIQRKKNKNCNNEATSISSYVILKENAQNKKDSAVMGDSLEPSAALPTLGIDNYCNAKTNVKLVIVKEEILDEYGKDEVQVKSEYASHVDNYDNNDDGNNDRGNNTSGNNTSGNNTSGNNTSGNNTSGNNISGNNISGNNNRYREGETKGEYDSVASTGSQKVRSFESALNSSEHRKVKKEREHKNNREQNNNATTLTYIKMEEHTHKGNSDDEEGTCEIKKPRTVFNETELNEYLNEIMHDREQCMALLREKICINNQISYMIKNNYEKLKNQYDKLFTEMEMNGETPPYFYNSSKSKNLHSEMEEHNNLKYRSSYTNGASATATATATANANANASGNASASATANANSTFNFSSTNYQYDLFDLERTKDDENDNATSKSTGRKHSVKYDEEYNPYNAEKNKRTKKAKKSKAQNSLTSKLRKNISDKNEHNSGNSGNEGNIANNISGNNKMKSNQQTDKNKYSNETNVTALNAENKDNTVDHTGSNCTSDPLKENSPSLDMPNKYDEKKRNEDYIKYEMGKPKDDNCVGSSEARDA from the coding sequence ATGTCGGACTCACTTCATGTGTTTATGGACAGTGTTTTTCATCTAACGGGATATTTACATAGACTACTTTTCTTGATGAAAGAACTTGACAAAAAGGAATATGACATTAATAAAACGAttcaagaaaaagaagaattatatttagaaaacTTAAACTATATTCATAAGgttaaattagaaaaatactCTAACAAACATAATAACAATGTAGAGTCGAATGCAGAATCGGACTCCCTCAATGAATATGTAAGTAGGAATAACGGTTCGTCTACTGCCGCTGTTGCTATGAATGTAATGATAGAACAAGACAAAGATGGAAATAAACGAGATGTTCTCCTTGATCTATCCAAAAGTGATCATCatttttctgaaaaaaaaaataaaggaaaaacgGGATCAAATGAAGGAAGTGTAAACACAGAAGATATTACTATACAAAGGAAGAAGAacaaaaattgtaataatgaAGCAACATCCATATCTTCTTATGtcatattaaaagaaaatgcacagaataaaaaagatagCGCTGTTATGGGTGATAGTCTTGAACCTTCAGCTGCATTGCCTACCTTGGGTATTGATAACTACTGTAATGCAAAAACAAATGTGAAATTAGTTATTGTAAAGGAGGAAATACTGGATGAGTATGGAAAGGACGAGGTACAGGTGAAGTCCGAATATGCCAGTCACGTGGATAACTACGACAATAACGATGACGGTAATAACGATAGAGGTAATAACACTAGCGGTAATAACACTAGCGGTAATAACACTAGCGGTAATAACACTAGCGGTAATAACACTAGCGGTAATAACATTAGCGGTAATAACATTAGCGGTAATAATAATCGTTATAGGGAGGGAGAAACGAAAGGGGAGTATGATAGTGTAGCAAGTACGGGTTCACAAAAAGTGAGATCATTCGAATCAGCGTTAAACAGTAGTGAACAtagaaaagttaaaaaagaGAGGGAACATAAAAACAATAGGGAACAAAATAACAATGCGACTACCTTGACTTACATAAAAATGGAGGAACACACACACAAAGGTAATTCCGATGATGAAGAAGGTACATGTGAGATTAAGAAACCGCGTACCGTATTTAATGAAAcagaattaaatgaatacCTAAACGAAATCATGCATGATAGAGAACAGTGTATGGCATtgttaagagaaaaaatatgtataaacaatCAAATATcgtatatgataaaaaataattatgaaaaattaaaaaatcaatatgataaattatttactgAGATGGAAATGAATGGGGAAACACCTCCATACTTTTACAATTCAAGCAAAAGTAAAAATCTTCATTCTGAAATGGAAGaacataataatttgaagTATCGTAGTAGCTACACAAACGGAGCCAGTGCAACTGCAactgctactgctactgctaaTGCTAATGCTAATGCTAGTGGTAATGCCAGTGCGAGTGCTACTGCTAACGCGAACTCTACTTTTAACTTTTCCAGTACCAACTACCAGTACGATTTATTCGATTTGGAAAGAACGAAAGATGATGAAAATGACAATGCTACAAGTAAAAGCACAGGCAGAAAACATTCAGTAAAGTATGATGAGGAGTATAACCCATATAatgcagaaaaaaataagaggacgaaaaaggcaaaaaaaagCAAGGCACAAAATAGTCTCACCAGTAAGCTTCGAAAAAACATAAGTGATAAGAATGAGCACAATAGTGGTAATAGCGGAAATGAAGGAAATATTGCAAATAATATTAGTggcaataataaaatgaagtcAAACCAACAAActgacaaaaataaatactcaAACGAAACGAATGTAACCGCATTAAATGCAGAAAATAAGGACAACACTGTGGATCATACAGGAAGTAACTGCACTAGTGATCCTTTAAAGGAGAATTCTCCCTCATTGGATATGCcaaataaatatgatgaaaaaaaaagaaacgaaGATTATATTAAGTATGAAATGGGAAAACCAAAAGATGACAACTGTGTAGGCAGTTCAGAAGCTAGGGATGCATAG
- a CDS encoding myosin essential light chain ELC: MGNDMDEKFKEAFILFSSCDESMPLCQFYELMHSFGILLNAEEKAELPEIVNMEFWLNFARKHYNYEEPFKHISSLSDKSSSVQIKINNFVDVMKALDTRLTDKDLELLLEIANPDKKDTIDLNTISKRLTNVV, from the exons ATGGGAAATGATATGGATGAGAAATTTAAGGAAGCCTTTATTCTTTTCAGTTCCTGCGACGAATCTATGCCTTTGTGTCAATTTTACGAATTAATGCATTCCTTTGGTATTCTCTTAAACGCTGAAGAGAAGGCGGAATTGCCAGAA atcgTTAACATGGAGTTTTGGTTAAACTTTGCCAGGAAGCACTACAACTATGAAGAACCCTTTAAGCACATCTCAAGTTTAAGTGATAAAAGCTCGAGTGTGCAAATTAAGATTAACAATTTTGTGGAT GTTATGAAGGCGTTAGACACAAGACTGACGGATAAGGATTTAGAGTTGCTACTGGAAATAGCTAACCCCGACAAAAAGGATACCATTGACCTTAACACTATTTCGAAGAGACTAACAAACGTTGTGTGA